The proteins below are encoded in one region of Haematospirillum jordaniae:
- a CDS encoding HAD family hydrolase — MVVFDLGGVLIGWDPARAFLPAFSGDKEATRSFLNDVDFESWNMEQDRGRSWIEAERHFRENHPQYAHIIGQYHDNFDISITGAIAGTVSILERLHAANVPLYAITNWAADTFETTRKNYPFMDLFRDIVVSGEEHQVKPDPEIYQVLLQRNDLKAEDCVFIDDNQHNVDGARRVGMHAIHFTSPEALESALESLLHIQLSAGNSVG, encoded by the coding sequence GTGGTTGTCTTTGATTTGGGAGGCGTGCTGATCGGCTGGGACCCTGCGCGTGCCTTTCTTCCGGCTTTCTCGGGGGATAAGGAAGCAACGCGGTCGTTCCTGAATGATGTTGACTTTGAATCGTGGAATATGGAGCAGGACCGTGGCCGCTCGTGGATAGAAGCCGAGAGACACTTCCGCGAGAACCATCCGCAGTACGCTCATATCATAGGCCAGTACCATGATAATTTTGATATCAGTATAACCGGGGCCATTGCGGGCACGGTTTCCATACTTGAACGTCTGCATGCTGCTAATGTTCCCTTGTATGCTATTACCAACTGGGCAGCAGACACCTTTGAAACAACGCGCAAGAACTACCCGTTCATGGATCTGTTCCGGGACATTGTTGTATCTGGAGAGGAACATCAGGTAAAACCGGATCCTGAAATTTATCAGGTCTTGCTACAGCGAAATGACCTTAAGGCAGAGGATTGCGTTTTTATTGATGATAACCAGCATAATGTTGACGGGGCCCGTCGGGTTGGCATGCATGCCATTCACTTTACCTCTCCCGAGGCCCTTGAGTCTGCCCTTGAGTCATTGCTACACATTCAACTATCAGCAGGAAATTCTGTCGGCTAG
- a CDS encoding TonB-dependent receptor plug domain-containing protein: MTPVFLSGWLRERCTRHIEDNILKARLLVFSISCLFPATLEAASSTLPRLMVSETIPAMAGVSQEQTTISQSTVTAEDIQRNQITRLDEVFQHIPGLSLSHTNGYGDQAQLRLRGAGARNVRVFIDGIEVSDTSRAQSQFYVSGMNMDDIESVDVLRGPQAGRFGADTGGGVINITTKRANTPFSGKSAVELGSYKTRRGQSMISGLSGPIDYRVSLHGENRGGYSDYNKRRGGTERDGYRQWGGAARLGIQATEEARVDSFVRYTREDRFYDWNMQDVFDSVDITSHQARLAGTHKTPSLGLTQVIAISDSKTERAIVRDFPLPDTYEGQRSRLDYLGTWTLNPSVNIQFGADVGRDSINLSAPNYTSPSPNTDVSMRKHGAFVTLGITPLDNLDFTASGRTDNQTHHGGDENWKLGAAYHVALTGTTVRGSYGTAWQTPSLYERYDTCRGNPDLTSESLRGWDAGFQQRLNSGRVILNVDWFKNMIKDQIMPSKKGTRPGCQRDESYVNTARVRTHGLETEFSWQLSSTLTARGTHTWQISENQLTGERLRDMPLHQATGSLGWAITPALHAQTNLRYRDQASQFGQRADEYWAADLKLAWIVNETLRIHGRMENVLNRRYEEQYGRGTPGRSVFAGLTVQY; the protein is encoded by the coding sequence GTGACGCCTGTTTTTCTGTCGGGCTGGCTCCGGGAACGGTGTACCCGCCACATCGAGGACAACATTTTGAAAGCACGTCTCCTTGTTTTCAGTATCTCATGCCTGTTCCCGGCAACCTTGGAAGCGGCATCATCCACCCTTCCCCGACTGATGGTCAGTGAAACAATTCCGGCGATGGCAGGCGTTTCCCAAGAACAGACAACCATAAGTCAGTCTACAGTAACGGCCGAAGATATTCAGCGTAACCAGATCACTCGTCTGGATGAAGTCTTCCAGCACATACCGGGCTTATCGCTCAGTCATACCAATGGGTATGGTGACCAAGCACAGTTAAGGCTACGTGGCGCAGGCGCCCGCAACGTACGGGTCTTTATTGACGGGATAGAGGTCAGCGACACCTCAAGAGCCCAATCCCAGTTCTATGTTTCTGGTATGAACATGGACGATATTGAAAGTGTAGATGTTCTGCGAGGCCCACAGGCCGGACGTTTTGGTGCTGATACCGGCGGAGGTGTCATCAATATCACAACAAAGCGCGCGAATACCCCTTTCAGTGGAAAATCTGCCGTGGAGTTGGGTAGCTATAAGACCCGTAGAGGACAATCCATGATATCCGGTCTGTCCGGCCCCATAGACTACCGTGTGTCCTTGCATGGTGAGAACAGGGGCGGTTACTCCGACTATAATAAGCGTAGGGGTGGCACAGAACGTGATGGATACCGTCAGTGGGGAGGAGCAGCCCGCTTGGGTATTCAGGCAACAGAGGAAGCACGGGTTGACAGCTTCGTCCGCTATACCCGTGAGGATCGTTTTTATGACTGGAATATGCAGGATGTGTTTGACAGCGTTGATATCACCAGCCACCAAGCCAGACTAGCCGGTACACACAAGACCCCATCCCTTGGCCTGACGCAGGTTATTGCCATTTCAGACAGCAAAACGGAACGCGCGATCGTCCGTGACTTTCCTCTGCCTGATACGTACGAGGGCCAAAGAAGTCGCTTGGACTATCTTGGGACTTGGACACTGAACCCATCTGTCAACATCCAGTTTGGCGCTGATGTGGGCCGTGATTCGATCAATCTTTCAGCACCAAACTATACCTCGCCATCGCCCAATACCGATGTATCAATGCGCAAGCATGGGGCCTTTGTGACGTTAGGGATAACCCCGCTCGATAATCTGGATTTTACAGCCTCTGGCCGCACCGATAACCAAACGCATCACGGCGGTGACGAAAACTGGAAATTGGGAGCCGCGTATCATGTTGCTCTTACTGGAACAACTGTGCGCGGTAGTTATGGCACAGCTTGGCAGACGCCTAGTCTGTACGAGCGTTATGATACATGTCGCGGCAACCCGGATCTCACATCGGAAAGCTTGAGAGGATGGGATGCAGGCTTTCAGCAACGTCTGAATTCAGGCCGCGTGATCCTGAATGTGGACTGGTTCAAGAATATGATCAAAGACCAGATCATGCCATCCAAGAAGGGTACCCGTCCCGGCTGCCAGCGCGACGAAAGTTATGTCAACACGGCACGTGTACGGACCCACGGTCTAGAAACCGAGTTTTCATGGCAGTTGTCCAGCACCTTGACGGCACGGGGTACACATACGTGGCAAATCAGTGAAAACCAACTGACCGGGGAACGCCTGCGCGACATGCCCCTTCATCAGGCAACGGGGTCACTGGGCTGGGCCATAACGCCTGCCCTGCATGCCCAAACAAACCTCCGTTACCGCGACCAGGCTTCACAGTTCGGGCAACGCGCAGATGAATATTGGGCTGCAGACCTCAAACTGGCGTGGATTGTAAACGAGACCCTCCGCATACATGGCCGTATGGAGAATGTGCTGAACCGTCGTTATGAAGAACAATATGGGCGCGGAACTCCGGGGCGCTCTGTCTTTGCTGGTCTAACGGTTCAGTACTGA
- the uvrB gene encoding excinuclease ABC subunit UvrB: MTPVIPMYQKPPAGPKATFRLASDYAPAGDQPAAIEALTKGILAGERDQVLLGVTGSGKTFTAAKVIEALGRPALVMAPNKTLAAQLYAEMKAFFPDNAVEYFVSYYDYYQPEAYVPRTDTYIEKDASINEQIDRMRHAATRAILERRDVVIVASVSCLYGLGSVESYSAMRVVVRKGDILDRDALIRSLVSLQYRRSNAGFSRGDFRVRGDAVELFPAHYEDRAWRIDLFGDEVDRIVEFDPLTGEVLLSLAEMTIYPNSHHVTPRPALSQAVKGIRAELKERLKSLSAAGKLLEEQRLRERTLFDLEMLETTGFCKGIENYSRWLTGRNPGEPPPTLFEYLPEDAVLIVDESHVTVPQIGGMYRGDYNRKSTLADYGFRLPSCVDNRPLKFEEWDVMRPATVFVSATPGDWELERAGGVFIEQVIRPTGLVDPVCEVRPVEYQVDDLLAEVRTISASGGRTLVTVLTKKMAEDLTEFLHDQGIRVRYMHSDIETLERIEIIRDLRLGVFDVLVGINLLREGLDIPECALVAILDADKEGFLRSTRSLIQTIGRAARNVDGRVVLYADRMTDSLVAALDETARRRERQQAWNVEHGITPESVRSRILDVVGDVSGHDYVTVDTGPVGKAALTGQSLQDVIRDLDKKMRAAAGNLEFEEAARLRDEIRRLEALDLEVPVPPPISSTMAGKARSSRQRRP, translated from the coding sequence ATGACACCCGTTATTCCCATGTACCAAAAGCCCCCGGCCGGCCCGAAGGCAACATTTCGACTGGCATCAGACTATGCTCCGGCCGGTGATCAGCCTGCTGCAATTGAAGCTTTGACCAAGGGCATCTTGGCTGGGGAACGGGATCAGGTTCTGTTGGGGGTAACGGGATCAGGAAAAACCTTCACCGCTGCAAAAGTTATTGAAGCATTGGGGCGCCCTGCTCTGGTAATGGCTCCCAACAAGACACTGGCGGCCCAGCTGTATGCAGAAATGAAGGCATTCTTTCCCGACAATGCTGTCGAGTATTTTGTGTCGTATTATGATTATTATCAGCCTGAGGCTTATGTACCCCGTACCGATACGTACATCGAGAAAGATGCCTCAATCAACGAGCAGATCGATCGCATGCGTCATGCTGCAACTCGTGCAATCTTGGAACGCCGGGATGTGGTGATTGTTGCGTCTGTTTCCTGCTTGTATGGCCTTGGGTCTGTCGAAAGCTATTCGGCCATGCGGGTTGTGGTCCGCAAGGGTGATATCCTTGATCGTGATGCGCTGATCCGGTCATTGGTGTCTTTGCAATACAGGCGGAGCAATGCTGGTTTCTCACGCGGGGATTTTCGTGTGCGCGGGGATGCTGTCGAATTGTTCCCAGCTCACTACGAGGATCGAGCTTGGCGTATCGACTTGTTTGGTGACGAAGTTGACCGCATTGTTGAATTTGATCCCCTGACCGGCGAAGTACTGTTATCCCTTGCGGAAATGACCATTTATCCCAACAGCCACCACGTGACGCCGCGTCCCGCCTTGTCCCAAGCGGTCAAGGGCATCCGTGCGGAGCTGAAGGAGCGTCTGAAGAGTCTCTCGGCGGCAGGCAAGCTTCTTGAGGAACAGCGCCTGCGGGAGCGGACACTTTTTGATCTGGAGATGCTGGAGACAACAGGATTCTGCAAGGGAATCGAGAACTATTCCCGTTGGTTAACCGGGCGAAATCCGGGCGAACCTCCGCCGACACTCTTCGAATATCTTCCCGAAGATGCGGTACTCATCGTTGATGAAAGTCACGTAACAGTGCCCCAGATCGGGGGTATGTATCGTGGTGACTATAACCGAAAGTCAACGCTTGCCGATTATGGGTTCCGTCTGCCTTCTTGCGTCGACAATCGCCCACTGAAATTCGAGGAATGGGATGTCATGCGTCCCGCGACGGTTTTTGTTTCAGCAACTCCGGGAGATTGGGAGCTGGAGCGGGCAGGCGGTGTGTTTATCGAACAGGTTATTCGCCCTACCGGTTTGGTGGACCCAGTTTGTGAAGTACGGCCTGTCGAATATCAAGTTGATGATCTTCTGGCGGAGGTGCGTACCATTTCAGCCTCGGGAGGCCGAACCTTGGTGACCGTGTTAACCAAGAAGATGGCTGAGGATCTGACTGAATTCTTGCATGATCAGGGTATCCGGGTTCGCTATATGCATTCCGATATCGAGACGCTGGAGCGGATTGAAATTATCCGTGATCTGCGTTTGGGTGTCTTTGATGTGCTTGTCGGGATTAACCTGTTGCGTGAAGGTCTGGATATTCCTGAATGCGCCTTGGTTGCCATCCTTGATGCTGACAAGGAGGGCTTCTTGCGTTCCACCCGTTCCTTGATCCAGACCATTGGCCGTGCAGCCCGTAACGTTGATGGACGGGTTGTCTTGTATGCAGACCGTATGACAGACAGTCTCGTCGCGGCCTTGGATGAAACGGCGCGGCGACGCGAGAGACAGCAAGCTTGGAATGTTGAGCATGGCATTACGCCCGAGAGTGTCCGGTCTCGTATATTGGATGTCGTTGGGGATGTGAGTGGTCATGATTATGTGACCGTTGATACAGGGCCTGTTGGTAAGGCCGCCCTGACGGGTCAGTCCCTGCAAGATGTCATACGTGATTTGGACAAGAAAATGCGGGCTGCGGCGGGTAACCTCGAGTTCGAGGAAGCCGCACGCCTGCGCGATGAGATCCGCCGTCTTGAAGCCCTTGATCTGGAGGTTCCGGTTCCACCGCCGATATCTTCAACGATGGCTGGCAAGGCCAGATCATCGCGGCAACGACGTCCGTAA
- a CDS encoding ABC transporter substrate-binding protein, with protein MASATLCADQVILKLADSDQIVAVSPDAADPHVSWMAWKGAGYPRPMPSAEAYIQLGADVVMTDAWSHHRMASLLERSGVRVVRLPMTETVEGIGHQIDLAAEALGQHERGTMLKQAMKRSLDAVAYRRTGADRRALYQTPGGYSAGPGTIIDEIMTLNGLRNVTQTEGWPRHDPEHLLLEPPDLLLASFFDAPYYSRGMDISSRQLQHLSGEKKIPAITVPGAMWACSTWTVMEAAEHLSSALLTLLPRTVEDGQCE; from the coding sequence GTGGCTTCAGCCACCCTGTGTGCCGATCAGGTTATTCTGAAGTTGGCTGATTCAGATCAGATTGTTGCTGTATCACCTGATGCAGCAGATCCTCATGTATCTTGGATGGCTTGGAAAGGTGCCGGATACCCACGACCGATGCCGTCAGCAGAAGCCTACATCCAGCTTGGTGCCGATGTCGTTATGACAGACGCTTGGAGCCATCACCGTATGGCCTCTCTCCTTGAAAGATCGGGCGTTCGCGTGGTCCGCCTTCCCATGACAGAGACAGTAGAAGGCATAGGCCATCAAATTGACCTTGCCGCCGAAGCTCTTGGCCAGCATGAGCGCGGCACGATGCTGAAACAGGCAATGAAGCGTTCCCTAGATGCTGTTGCCTACCGACGGACCGGAGCTGATCGCCGTGCCCTGTACCAAACGCCGGGTGGATACAGCGCGGGTCCGGGCACCATTATTGATGAGATCATGACTCTCAATGGCCTGCGTAATGTAACGCAAACTGAGGGATGGCCACGTCATGATCCCGAGCACCTTCTGCTTGAGCCCCCGGATCTTCTTCTGGCCAGCTTTTTCGATGCCCCCTATTACTCGCGGGGAATGGATATTTCATCACGGCAATTACAACACCTGTCAGGAGAGAAGAAAATTCCCGCCATTACAGTTCCCGGGGCCATGTGGGCGTGTTCAACCTGGACAGTCATGGAAGCAGCGGAACATCTTTCATCTGCGCTGCTGACACTGCTACCCCGGACAGTGGAGGATGGACAGTGCGAATGA
- a CDS encoding FecCD family ABC transporter permease, producing the protein MIPLSVILAVLLGIVSFISLCIGSTSLPLADVLAGVLGKGDPRITMVIQDIRVPRLLLGLEVGAALGLSGATLQGLLRNPLAEPGLTGISPAAGLGAVVALYHGLSSESGWAVPLFALGAAAVATLVLALLARKGRDGTDLVLGGMAISGVAVALTAVALNLAPNPWAVSEMVLWLMGSLKDRSMDDVLLCTPFILVGSLIALSTGRALDALSLGLETASSLGVKIARLHTLVIIGIAASVGGAVAVTGAIGFVGLVVPHLLRPLVSRKPSHLLLPSALGGALLLVLADCLVRIVPTRQEMMIGVVTALVGTPFFIALVLRYRQGVSQA; encoded by the coding sequence ATGATCCCACTCTCTGTCATCTTGGCTGTTCTTCTGGGCATCGTTTCTTTTATTAGTCTGTGTATCGGATCCACATCGTTGCCATTAGCCGATGTTCTTGCGGGGGTACTTGGGAAGGGAGATCCACGCATTACCATGGTAATTCAGGATATACGTGTCCCCAGACTTCTGCTTGGGCTGGAGGTTGGGGCCGCTCTTGGCTTGTCGGGGGCAACACTACAGGGACTCTTACGCAATCCACTGGCAGAACCTGGCTTGACGGGTATTTCACCAGCAGCGGGGCTGGGTGCCGTTGTCGCCCTTTACCATGGCCTCTCGTCTGAATCTGGGTGGGCGGTACCCCTGTTTGCCTTGGGAGCTGCAGCTGTTGCGACCTTGGTACTGGCTTTGCTGGCCCGCAAAGGGCGGGATGGAACGGATCTGGTCCTAGGCGGCATGGCCATTTCCGGTGTTGCGGTTGCACTGACGGCCGTTGCCCTGAATCTGGCTCCTAATCCATGGGCTGTCAGTGAAATGGTGCTGTGGCTGATGGGATCCCTGAAAGATCGCTCTATGGATGATGTCCTTCTGTGTACACCCTTTATTCTGGTTGGATCCCTGATTGCCCTGTCAACCGGGCGAGCGCTTGATGCTCTCTCTCTGGGGCTGGAAACAGCATCAAGCTTGGGTGTAAAAATAGCCCGGCTTCATACCCTCGTTATTATCGGCATTGCTGCATCTGTCGGCGGGGCTGTCGCTGTAACGGGCGCGATTGGCTTTGTTGGTCTTGTTGTACCCCATCTCCTTCGTCCTTTGGTATCCCGCAAACCGAGTCACCTTCTTCTTCCTTCGGCTCTTGGCGGGGCCTTGCTGCTGGTGCTTGCTGACTGCCTGGTCCGGATTGTACCAACGCGTCAGGAAATGATGATCGGCGTTGTAACAGCCTTGGTCGGGACACCTTTCTTCATCGCGCTTGTCTTACGGTATCGACAAGGTGTTTCTCAGGCATGA
- a CDS encoding ABC transporter ATP-binding protein, whose product MTSLLACSVLVTPGHTVRIQAERFEAPKGALTGLIGPNGAGKSTLLKAIAGVVPARGVFTLEDMLLPAPETRARARLVGYLPQGHILHWSLSVRQVVELGRLPWAGRWRSGKADCKAVDRAMERVGIESLGKRDATTLSGGEKAKVMLARVLATETPVILADEPTANLDPAHQIAVCELLADLAKRENRSVTIVLHDLCLAARFCDHIAIMDKGCLGLSGTPEDVLVPSVIDPVYGVSFTNIKIGTFPVILAGSLITQDEPSIGRNHASQKE is encoded by the coding sequence ATGACATCTCTTCTTGCTTGCTCCGTCCTTGTCACCCCGGGGCACACTGTCAGAATACAGGCTGAGCGGTTCGAGGCACCAAAAGGAGCACTAACCGGTTTGATTGGTCCGAACGGAGCTGGCAAAAGCACACTGCTGAAAGCCATCGCCGGGGTTGTTCCTGCCCGTGGAGTCTTTACGCTAGAGGATATGTTGTTACCGGCACCAGAAACCAGGGCACGCGCACGTCTTGTCGGGTATTTACCGCAGGGCCATATCCTGCATTGGTCACTCAGTGTGCGGCAGGTCGTTGAATTGGGGCGCCTGCCGTGGGCTGGTCGCTGGAGATCCGGCAAAGCCGATTGCAAAGCGGTTGACAGGGCGATGGAGCGCGTGGGCATAGAGAGTCTTGGCAAACGTGATGCAACAACCTTGTCCGGCGGAGAAAAGGCAAAGGTCATGTTGGCGCGGGTTTTAGCTACAGAGACCCCCGTTATCTTGGCCGATGAACCAACAGCCAACCTGGACCCAGCGCATCAGATTGCTGTGTGCGAGCTGCTAGCCGACTTGGCAAAGCGCGAGAATCGCTCGGTCACTATTGTTCTGCACGACCTGTGCCTAGCGGCCCGTTTTTGTGACCACATTGCCATTATGGACAAAGGTTGCCTTGGTCTTTCAGGAACTCCTGAAGATGTTCTTGTTCCATCTGTCATAGATCCTGTCTACGGTGTTTCATTCACGAACATAAAAATAGGGACGTTCCCGGTCATCTTGGCAGGAAGCCTGATAACGCAGGACGAGCCGAGCATTGGCCGTAATCATGCCTCGCAGAAGGAATAA
- a CDS encoding HutD/Ves family protein, producing MGMRLLAPDRYRRMPWRNGRGMTTELAREPEDGMGNFLWRISISEVSRQGPFSLFPGYDRLVAVIEGEGMDLLLDGSLVERLSCKTEPYTFSGDRLAECRLIGGMIQDFNLIVDRHYGRATLHRIRKGPSLTVGGVGAIVLVYAVSGEAWIRFREQDEEQRIRLEEEHTLILEGDQVEITCPAAEAEALVSEVSIVERTNGHICFGAMEDNTLS from the coding sequence ATGGGGATGCGCCTTCTTGCTCCTGATCGGTATCGACGCATGCCGTGGCGTAACGGTCGCGGTATGACGACTGAGCTTGCCCGTGAACCGGAAGACGGAATGGGCAATTTTCTCTGGCGCATCAGTATCTCCGAGGTCAGCCGGCAGGGGCCATTCTCGTTGTTTCCTGGCTATGATCGTCTTGTTGCGGTTATTGAAGGGGAGGGGATGGATCTTCTGCTCGATGGATCACTGGTCGAGCGGCTGAGCTGTAAAACAGAACCCTATACCTTTTCTGGCGATAGATTGGCTGAGTGCCGTCTTATTGGCGGGATGATCCAAGATTTTAACCTGATTGTCGATCGCCATTATGGTCGTGCCACATTGCATCGCATCCGCAAAGGACCTAGTCTGACAGTGGGTGGGGTGGGAGCCATCGTCTTGGTTTATGCTGTTTCTGGCGAAGCTTGGATACGGTTTCGGGAACAGGATGAAGAACAACGGATTCGCCTAGAGGAAGAGCATACCTTGATCTTGGAGGGGGATCAGGTTGAGATCACGTGCCCGGCAGCAGAAGCAGAGGCCCTTGTCTCCGAGGTCAGTATCGTCGAGCGTACCAATGGTCATATCTGTTTTGGTGCAATGGAAGATAATACCTTGTCATAA
- a CDS encoding glutaminase → MDELQVVVDRVYNRIMAEPLEGKVADYIPALACVAPDRFGIALQMLDGRLATAGDAFSPFSIQSISKLFSLVLALQTWGDELWERVGREPSGTAFNSLVLLEQENGLPRNPFINAGALAVTNAIVSRFALPDRAIIDFLGHLAGDIKLVFDDTVFRSEYVHGDRNRAIAYFLKAHGRMENPVEAVTTAYFKQCSIPMSCVDLARAGLFLATGGKTLKGNQIIGPVEARQVCSLMLTCGLYDGTGDFSFRVGWPGKSGVGGGILAVIPGRGTACVWSPPLTEKGNSVRGMRALELLARALENGEL, encoded by the coding sequence GTGGATGAGCTTCAGGTCGTTGTTGACCGCGTTTATAATCGCATTATGGCAGAACCCTTGGAAGGCAAGGTAGCTGATTATATACCAGCTTTGGCCTGCGTTGCGCCGGATCGATTCGGTATCGCACTTCAGATGCTGGATGGACGCCTGGCAACAGCCGGCGATGCCTTCTCGCCTTTCTCAATCCAGAGTATATCCAAACTGTTTTCTCTGGTCTTGGCCCTGCAAACATGGGGTGACGAGCTGTGGGAGAGAGTTGGACGGGAACCTTCAGGAACAGCTTTCAACTCACTCGTTCTGCTTGAACAAGAGAATGGCCTGCCGCGAAATCCTTTCATCAATGCCGGTGCCTTAGCCGTAACCAATGCCATTGTCAGCCGCTTTGCCCTACCCGACAGAGCAATCATAGATTTCCTCGGCCATCTTGCCGGAGATATCAAATTGGTATTTGACGATACGGTTTTTCGTTCAGAATACGTACATGGAGACCGAAACCGTGCCATTGCTTACTTCCTGAAAGCACATGGGCGAATGGAGAACCCTGTGGAGGCCGTTACAACAGCCTATTTCAAGCAATGCTCCATACCGATGAGTTGCGTGGATCTAGCACGGGCGGGCCTATTCCTGGCAACGGGCGGAAAAACCCTGAAAGGGAACCAGATTATTGGTCCTGTTGAAGCCCGTCAGGTATGCTCCCTGATGTTGACGTGCGGCTTGTATGATGGCACAGGAGACTTCTCTTTCCGTGTTGGCTGGCCGGGGAAGAGTGGCGTTGGGGGGGGCATTCTGGCCGTTATTCCCGGGCGTGGAACAGCCTGCGTATGGTCCCCTCCCCTTACGGAAAAAGGGAACTCGGTGCGGGGGATGCGTGCCCTTGAACTGTTGGCACGAGCCCTTGAGAACGGTGAGCTCTAA